The sequence cGGTCCTTTATTTGGCAGTATCTTGGCTTGgctattatttttatattttagattTTGTATGCTTTaaattctaccagtggccctttatggacatggaGCATGGACATTCAAAGAGGCGGactggagagctttcggggttttcgagcgaaaagtgctgcgtacaatactcggaggaaaaCTAATAAAcagtgtgtggcgcagacgcatgaatcatgagctgaatcaagtatacaaagaagaaaatattgtgaaacgTATAAAATAGGCAGACTTCATACGCACTTAGTGCGTATGTCGGAAGAAATaaaagcgaaaacaatattcaacagataaccagataggggccggcgacaaACACGCTGGCTgtacgcggtggaatcggacctggggaccctgaacgttcgggaaAACTGGAGTAACATCGCCCaaaaccgacgattatggagctctacaatacgccaggcaacggtgtatcgacgctgtagccaaccaggtaggtACATTGGACTGTTCTCTCATACACACCCCTTATTGGATGCCTTCACAACAAACTTATGAAACTTGGCAACAATTTCTTCATTGGTTCCGTCCATCATAATGTACAAGAAagcaaacaaaaatattaatgTCGAAGATTTGTTCATTTTTCACCATTAGTCTATATTCCCACGGACATAAATCGTAGAAATCTTCCTTTGTGAAATTCAAAGTAGGGTAAATGCCGTCTTTTCCCTTAAATAAACCTTTAATCTGCAACTTATAATGTTTCGAAATTATGTACCGGTGAAAAAAGACATTGATAGGAAGATCTCATCTTCCTCGCCGTTgctccaccgttgctttgatcagtctggtaagctttccaggtaagccgttctcgtccataattttccatagctctacgtggtttatactgtcgtatgccaccttgaaatcaacgaacagatggtgcgttgggacctgctattcacggcattttgaaggatttgccgtacagtaaagatctggtccgttaaCGAGCGGCCGTAAaagaagccggcttgataacttcccacgaactcattcactaatggtggcagacgacggaagatgatctaggatatcactttgtaggcggcattaaggatggtgattgctcgaaagttctcatacTCCAGCTTGTCCcgtttcttgtagatggggcatataaccccttccttctactcctccggtagctgttcagtttcccagattctgactatcagtttgtgcaggcaagttgctagcttttccggggccatcttaatgagctcagctccgataccatccttaccagctgctttattggtctttagctgttgaatggcatccttaacttccctcaaggtgggggctggttggcttccatcgtccgctgaactgacgtagtcacctcctccgctgccttgactttcactgcctgtaccttttgcctttgcgggatgcgttgagcttctaatagaacttgcgtgttctTCCGGAGActagccagcctcgggctgaaagtcttcttaataaagacacaaaaagaACTTGcctgtttcttgagaacggcacagctgttccatctcctcgcactccgcgtcttccaggcggcgtttcttctcctgaaaaaggcggatctgctgtctccgcttccgtctataacgttccacgttctgccgggtaccttgctgatgcgcgaccgcccgcgctgcgtccttcttctccagaatctgtctgcactcttcgtcgaaccaatcgctccgtcgacttcgacccatatacccgacgttgttctccgctgcgtcgttaatgggtgctttgactgtattccagcagtcctcaagaggggccccatcgagctcaccctcttccggcaacgctgcctcgagatgctgcgcgtatgcagtggcgacatcaggttgcttcagtcgctctaggtcgtaccgcggcggtcgtcggtaccgaacattgttgatgacggatagttttgggcgcaatttaaccatcaccagataatgGTCAGactcgatgttagcgccacgatatgtcctgacgtcgataatgtcggagaagtgccgtccatcaatcagaacgtggtcgatttgtgattctgtctgcagtggtgatctccagctgtaccgatacgggaggctgtgttggaagtatgtggtgcgaatggccatattcttggaggcggcgaaatcaattagtcgtaggccgttttcgttcgtcagccggtgagcgctgaacttcccaatagtcggtctaaactcctcctcttggccaacctgagcgttcaaatctcctatgatgattttgacgtcgtggcttgggcagctgtcgtactcacgttccagctgcgcgtagaatgcgtccttatcatcaacagtgcttccggagtgtgggctatggacgttgattatgctgaagttgcagtaccggcctttgatcctcaacctgcatattctttcattgatcggccaccacccgatcacgcgcctttgcatatcgcccatcactatgaaagctgttcccagctcgtgtgtgttgccgcagctctggtagatggtatgattacctctaaacgttagcaccattgatcccttccaacaaacctcctgcagcgctccAAGGCCGAATCCACGGTCGCCAGGCACATCGgcagtatgcgtgtgctcccgatgaagttgagagatttgcagttccacgaaccgagtttccaatcgctagtcccttttcgtcgcagtggtcttcgccgatggttccggtccgtactctcttgttgattgttcgttgcttatgattttttaaaggctggcttgcagggcctgacaccaaaccccctaaatttccggaggacccttcctccttattcccggtggaccatggtgcacagtttcacttggagtccctcgctggcactcggacgatgatcagccgcccctaacatggagaacagacgctgttgtgagccgatcctgacatggagaacagacgctcagtaagatttgcacctccggagaggagcaaatcccccttcctgtcagcatacgaccatagctcccaccggggttggttacccgatcttcctaaggttgctcgtatccagccagcaccacggggaggtagggataggagttgctgggtaagaggctaaggaccgcaagatggggtttattttattccttcaggtacgcgaagtaccaatggtacgctttacccagcatttgccgtgccatgtcTGTATTTACACGGACATTTGatcttgcatacagacatcatacagattacagGCATTatacaaacttttgatagaagttaCAGTCTTTTACAGATATTTGGGTTttgggattccattcagaatcctaAAATAATTCCATTCAGAAGCCCCAAATTATTCCTTTTGACCAGAAGAATTGCGTTGAGAAACCCAAAAGATCTTCATTCGTACGGATTTTCGCACAGAATTATGTGAACTTCCGAAAGTAATTCGGAAACGGTATTCCTGTTCACAAACGGCATTCCTTTgaacttctgaacgaaattctgttggactttcgaaagaaattcttttaggcttCCGAGCGGAATCCTTTTGAACTTTCTAAAGTAATTCATTTGGACTTCCGAATGGAGCCCTCAGGGATTCTGAACGGTATCCTGCTCCAAATACCAAATAGAATCTTATTATGCTTCGAAACAGAAGTCTTTTTGACTTTCAAAACAGAattattttgggcttccgaaccgAATCCTTTAACCCTCTAgtgcccaagaccgcctttCGAAAGAAATACTTTTGAACTGCCAAGTGGAGACAACTGGGCTTCTGAATGGTATCTTTCTCTGCTTCTGTATTCAAGGGATACGCAACGTAAGTCCTttttggaattccaaacgtAAACCTTCTGGGATTTCTTTTGGAAGCTCAAAaagattccattgggaatcaaAAAAATCGGTTTGAAAGCCTAAAAGAATAACGTTAGGAAGAACAAAAAAGTTCGGAAAGCAAATGATTCTCCGCTCGTAAACACAAAAAAGTCTTAAAGGAGTTCTTTTGGACTCTTGAACGGATTTTCAGttagaaaattagaaatttatGTTAATGTAACAATATGCATACGTAcatattattgaaaaaaatatttagagctTTTCCATCGCACTTGCCAAAGGACAAGTTAgtaccatttaattccaccacttgattgtacctttacAGATacctatttcgacctcaacagtaaggccgtattcagtatctcgtacttgactcaactaaGTTTTAAACCAATCTTTTGATTATCGAAACCTCCATATTCTACGTTGTCTTAAGTGtatagtagggtggctcaaaaaacacttattcaatttttttgatgggccgtcctcttattcggttccatttgatgccctgatgctctggacaaaatttcagctaaatcggtcaacgttaaggcggtgctaaactcgtttgaagtttatatggaaaaatgtatgcagaaacatctaaaaacagtgatttgcagttggacggcacaagttacaatcaagaaccatgatactcattcagttcttgaattaaatacagaatattatgttgaaaaccgcgagaagattagaatttaatacgcaaagatattagcattttactggagtgttgtagaggtgaatttatttcttttcaaaggtaaaagaaacgaaatttgctcaaaccccacttcagagaaatgctaataacttagccgggcaaactctaatcttctcgcggtattcttcataacattctgtattgaattcttcaagatctgaattagtatcatagttcttcatcgtgaGTATTGCCGTgtagctgcaatttactgtttttggatgtttctgcatacatttttgcataaaaACTTCCAACCAGTTTAGCACcgtccaaacgttgaccgatttggctgacaTTTTTTCCAGAGTATCAGGGCATCAactagaaccgaataagaaggcggtccatcaaaaaattaaaaaaaagtttttcccatactaatttgagccaccctaaagtACCTGCCAAATAAGACTCACATGGGGCGAGTGacatttggagaagctgcttcggcggcagggttgAATCCACACACCCACAGTGAGGCACAAATGGTGCACGGGAAGTGTCCCTTCGGTAGGGTAGCCCGTGGTTTGCTTCGGCAGGAGAGCGAATATTTGGCCTGTGCTGAGGAACTGAGTGTCGTAGCGGGCAACCGCTATAGTTACCCCGAGGCATGGCGGAAGTTTGTGTGTAGActacacatgctgaggtaggagtgtctTAGCGTAGGCGTAACTGTACAGATACAttggcattgcagtggagtgttagagtaagtaagtaagtctcAAATGGTGTGAGTGCCTGTGTGAATGTGTTCATTAAGTATAGTCTATcctccagaagtaatgctggaagGCTGTTCCGGGCCGGAATTAGGGTTGGAGCCCAAGGAGGGTTTAGTGGGTGAGAATCCCACATTCTAGTACACTGCCATGTGGTAGGTTGGCAACTACTACGCGTGTGCTGGGTCAGTACATTAGCAttatttcttgtaaaaaaagaaaaaaaaattcctgctactcacttttcacattgacctattcggccaaacaacttttttggccaaatgacctgttctcCAAAACAAGTTCGATTGTGTTGGTGCTGGCCACGGATCCGAGAGAAcgtcctagattgaaatcaaggatcacacccaccttgatttatGATAGAATAGCTATGCTATGTAAAAAGCAGACAATTTATTAATCCATCGTGCTGCAGAAGTTTATTGAACCCAGCATGTTAATTTcgcgttggattgattttacACACGGTTTTCGTCTTAGTGTCTTGAAAATAACTTCGCTCACAATaaatttagtcgcttaccaaagtgacttcccatgaattaccttctcactTACTTCCCCGTGGCGCTCACGTTGATTCAGAGAAtccctcggtctcttgtagcaatgagtgtcgaaccaattttcctctcctaatcctaaattgactgtaagggcgtgGCCGGAAtcgttattgttttttttattctttattatagaggtctGCCGCCCTGGACTGGCTCACCTCTGCGACCGGCAATTTATTAGCTGAAAGCTGCACACGTTGTGACACATTTTTATCACGATGCACTTGCGCAAAATTGGAGAATGGTCGTTCACATTAAAAACATTTCATGCAGAACCCATTAAAGCATTTCGGCCAAGTATGTACTGCACGTCATATAATTGGCTTGCAGTGTTGAAGCGAAACGTGGATTTAACTTAAGTTTGAgtggaattcctttaggaattaaaTCAAATGCTTTTACTAAATTGGGTTGAAATTTATTTGCGTTTTTAAATGCAAACGTCAAAATTATATTATTCTCCAATTTTCATTAACTTTTGTATTGATTTGTTATTAGGTTTGGTGATAATGTGAACGATAAAAAGAATAATAAAtggatttaaaattttaacataATTGGTCGAAGCTacgttatttatttttgtgaaattttaatCTTTTACGAAGCAATCAGTCACATTCACTTCTTACCTACAAATATTGTCTAAGCTTTACTAGCAATCGAACAAGATCACACTCACTTCACATATATTTTTCGTAACAATTTCTAGTTCTGGGTTACCGATAAATGATTTCGCATGCGATACTCGATATCGCAACGATTAAAATCCCAAAATAGATTCTCAAATCATAAATCATCTCGCCCGATTTGGTTTCAATATTGAGAGTTGCTTCTGACGCATTGTTCATTTgtttgttttatattttaaaacccGCGCGACTGAAcagaaaataaacaacaaaggcACTGAATTCTCGGATTTTCTTCTCACGCTTGAACGTACACCACCGCCGGTACCCGTTTCTTGGGTTCGGGAGCACCCTCTCTCAAGTATTTCAGCACTCCGTTCAAGATCACCAACTCCACGCCGGTAATTCCTGCgaacaaatttaaaacaaaacacGACAACCATAAGAAAAGTCGTTCGGTATCACAATCCAAAACATACGACTTTACCAAGCATCCCGAAGCACAATGCAACATGAATCAGTACTTCACCGGTGGATGCGCTTCCCTCGTATCGATCGCTGTAGCGGAAAATCTCCCAGCAGGTCCACAGCGCAATCAGCGAGAGGGTTCTCACCACGACAAACACTCGGTTCACGCGGACGGCACAGACTTTCCTCTGAACAGAAATAATAACTAATTTGATGGGGTGCACTAATTTGCATTTCCGTGCGAAAACCTCGTCAACCAACCTCCACGATGCCGTCCTTGAGCAGCCCGGCGAACATCGCAGACAGTATGCCGATCTTCAAGCTAACTGCCAGAATGATGACGTTCTTCGTTCCTGCAATGCATCGAACTGGTCAAATCCACGATTCGGTCTAAAATTACCCCAAGAAAAAAGGCACCGTCGGGACAGGAAAATCCTTGGCAGGCCGGTTTGGCGTCCATCAGCTGGTACAAGCAGTAGGCGGCACCGAAGGCCGCTACCGAGCAGCATACGAGCACATAAATTGATCCAATGCGACGATAGGCGTTGACGTCCATTTTTCCTCCGACTGCGGGCGACAAACGTTTCCAGAGCACTAAGCACCGCGAGTCGTTGAATCATAGTGCAGTGTAGTGTCCGTTCGCTTTGGCGTtgtttgcatatgcgatgtaaGCCGCGATGAGAATATTTTTAGAGcattgtttaatttgtgatTTAATCGTTTAGAATCGTGAATAGATTATGAATAATTAACACCAGAACATCATCTATGTTCTATCTAATAATAAGTGGTTGGTCGGTTGAATTCAACATTCCTTGTAGAAATAAATCTTTGGTATGTACGCCACTCATGTGGTCATGGATAGAGTAGTAAGAATAAACAACATCAATATATTAAAATGTTTATCGTCGCGTGCATAGAAAGGCGCTTGGTAAGTTGAATGAATGCAAAGACGACCTGCTAATATCAAAAATTCTCTGCATCGCACATGAAACAAACAATAAGAATATGTACTACAAGTCgtaggaataaaaaaatataacacaaattagtttttatttcatttttcttaaaacatttttgttatatttgttTCATACAAGGCTATGGTGCATTTAATTTTACGTACCTTTGGTATTGTACTTTAGGCTTATAAGACTGAATGCAAtgattcttccttttttcttcttgcttcttccttcttacctctcccttcttccttctttcttatttcttcttccttctttctttttccttattgcttctttcttcttccttcacctTTCTTCCattcttttatttcttcttcctacttccttttcttttttcataTACCTTTTTCATATACCTATACCTTCTGTATCGAGTCAGGACTTGTTTTTTTCAGTTAGCATAACGATTGGCCTGTCATCGATTTTTTCTGCTGTTTTTATatctacacccaggtttttttttacacggtttggttttggtcgtttaagaccttcagcgtcaatgaagcaatgagttatccccacgaaaaaattcacaaaaaatcaaagaaaattcaggtggtatttaaaaagctgtgaaagttcaggttaaccaaaaaattaaagaattccaaccgtgtaaaaaaaaacctgggtgtattgcgTTAATTTGACATAACACTTAACATAGCCGAGACTCTTTAtggggctgcaaaatggtgagggctgcgaaatggtgagttgacatctgggaaggagcgacctacacagctctggtcctcacaagttccaatctcacgcttccacgggtcttccaatgacaatcgaccgccagctaaggattTTGTACTTAGccggtagtgcagcctgggcactgttgtccttctgacatcagctagaatgagggggtgcgaccaaagggaccatcgtccctaacccctgatcccaaggcgttaagcgacccgtgccgaggggatgcatggccagggggggggggtgaaacaatgagctaggcctttaacggagcctgtggggtaccttgGCACcttcacagtaattgtcccttaccgcgtcatgctgggctctggcgtggtgaaCCTCTTtttccgagcaactcgtgggaccaaaatggaaaaccaagtcaattcttcaattagtggtagtagtgtaggcgacaaccccattcgcaagaggtgggctgttcaggtctccgcctagaaGGCCAAatgcaatagtcggcagctcggtgcgcagcgccaccGTGGttcacttaaccatctcccaggctacgccggtagaggttatggacggcccatggcttgtggaggcgatgaaccgcaaacgcgatgggctttcggccttcgaggtggcgacggaacagctggacgccataatcgactttgcgtcatcgaagcataatatctgtaaggacctcaagaggagcttgctgaaacttcgaaagtcgatgtaggacgccaagctggagaggacGGTCGGAACGGCCAAGTGTTAaaccgtgaaatccgtggagtcgaggtctacccagactgaggcccaacgATTCGCGAACTCGGGctaggtcgaatcgaccgaaggcgtgccagcgaagacggtggtgcaaaagtctacccagactgaggctcaagtaatcgcgggcacgtcgggagTGACTGTTccaacgggggagacagtctccaggggatgagctccctgtgggccgctccaaaacgtaAAGGGAACAAGAGTAGtgaggctgggaagctgaaccccggccaggtacctccaaaaccgggggagaaAGGActtggaaaggtccgtccacccaggaaagacggtggcaaggggttactgcaggctgagagctctcagccgcaccagaccaggaaaTTAGAGGGGGATGATGTCTCCAGGatcctggtcaagaacaagaggaaaccgaagacgtcaagggccgaaaagaaggcccaggcgaatgagggtagcaagaagtctagggtaggcgccaatcgctccaggggcgatgccctagtcatcaaaactcggacgtcttgaaggcgatgaggagtgacgtcaagctcattgaactcggcgccgacgtacgtcgaataagacgtacccggatgggcgagatgatccttgaGCTGAagcgggcgtctcgcaaaagggcgccgtctacaagaagttggcggaggaagtcctaggcgagatggtcgaggtgagggcactcaagacggaggtgaatctaagggctaaagacctggacgagatcatcgaagttgaagagctcgtcacggtactgcggcgacagtgcgaagtggagacgcccaccgcagccgttcggctacggaaaggtcctgCAGGggcgcaggtagcattggttcggctatctgtagcggacgcctccaaggtagtcaagttagggagcatcagggtgggatggtcagtgtgccctgtgggcatatacgagcaacccgaagtttgcttcaagtgcctggaaccggggcacaagcaatgggactgcaaaggccctaacagaagcaagctctgtcgacgctgcggactggagggacataaggcacagtgctgcacgaaccctcccaattgtttgatttgttccagcaaagctgtgaacagcaagcaccccatggggggttcgtagtgcccggcgtttaagcgtgctgcaaaatcacagtgcaggtaacgcagctggcttgcacggcctcgcccgagtgtttggtgtgcgcaggtttagaggaaacggcggaacacgtgttgttcgcaTGCCCACGTTTttgcgcaatgcgtgaccacatgcttgccacatgtggtctgga comes from Armigeres subalbatus isolate Guangzhou_Male chromosome 2, GZ_Asu_2, whole genome shotgun sequence and encodes:
- the LOC134210701 gene encoding uncharacterized protein LOC134210701, yielding MDVNAYRRIGSIYVLVCCSVAAFGAAYCLYQLMDAKPACQGFSCPDGTKNVIILAVSLKIGILSAMFAGLLKDGIVERKVCAVRVNRVFVVVRTLSLIALWTCWEIFRYSDRYEGSASTGEVLIHVALCFGMLGITGVELVILNGVLKYLREGAPEPKKRVPAVVYVQA